Within Plasmodium vinckei vinckei genome assembly, chromosome: PVVCY_12, the genomic segment aattaattttccaaataaatttaatttttattaaaacttttttttttatttcttaaaCACAATGGCTCATGTAATAACACGCATAAATGCCCGTGAAATTTTGGGTAAGTTTCTCTTCctattatttctatatttattcatacctataaatttgtatacACCTATTTAGATATTCTACACGCTATTTCTATGCAGTTTGACTATTTCATAATGTTACTCCGTAAAACTATaaacatgttttttttcattttctctcatttttttctctccTTTGTAGATTCCCGAGGAAACCCAACTGTTGAGGTTGATCTCGAAACCACCCTTGGAATATTCAGAGCAGCTGTTCCATCAGGAGCTTCAACCGGTATATATGAAGCCCTTGAATTAAGAGATAACGACAAGGGTAGGTATTTAGGAAAGGGTGTACAACaagctataaaaaatattaatgaaattattGCCCCAAAATTAATTGGCTTAGATTGTAGagaccaaaaaaaaatcgacAACATGATGGTTCAAGAATTAGATGGTAGCAAAACTGAATGGGGATGGTCAAAAAGTAAATTAGGAGCAAATGCTATATTAGCTATATCTATGGCTATATGTAGAGCAGGTGCAGCAGCAAATAAAACTTccttatataaatatttaggTCAATTAGCTGGTAAAAATACTGACAAGATGGTTTTACCAGTACCATGCTTAAATGTCATTAATGGAGGTTCCCATGCAGGAAACAAATTATCATTCCAAGAGTTTATGATTGTCCCAGTTGGTGCACCAACCTTTAAAGAAGCTATGAGATATGGTGCTGAAGTATATCATACATTAAAAtctgaaattaaaaaaaaatatggcaTTGATGCTATAAATGTTGGTGATGAAGGTGGATTTGCTCcaaacattttaaatgcTCATGAAGCTCTTGATTTATTAGTTGCAGCTATTAAAAAAGCAGGATATGAAAACAAAGTAAAAATTGCTATGGATGTTGCTGCTTCcgaattttataatagtGAAACTAAAACATATGATCTTGATTTTAAAACAccaaataatgataaatcaTTAGTTAAATCAGGACAAGAATTAGttgatttatatattgaCTTAGTTAAGAAATACCCAATTATTTCAATTGAAGATCCATTTGATCAAGATGATTGGGAAAATTATGCAAAATTAACAGAAGCTATTGGCAAAGATGTACAAATTGTTGGTGATGATTTATTAGTTACTAACCCAACTAGAATTGGAAAAgctttagaaaaaaaagcttGCAAtgctttattattaaaagttAATCAAATAGGTTCTATTACTGAAGCTATTGAAGCTTGCTTATTAtcccaaaaaaataactgGGGTGTTATGGTTTCACATAGATCTGGAGAAACCGAAGATGTATTTATAGCTGACTTAGTTGTTGCTTTAAGAACCGGACAAATAAAAACTGGTGCTCCATGCAGAAGTGAAAGAAATGCAAAATACAATCAATTATTTAGAATTGAAGAATCACTAGGTGCTAATGGAGCATTTGCTGGTGAAAAATTCAGATTCCAATTAAACTAAATATAGCTATATTTAcccataataatattttaaaaaaaaaaactttgaGCATAATAATTacgataaaataaattattctgcatatatataagtatttaattttattaataattttaaactTTGTGCAAATTTTGTGTTTACTTTTTCTTATGAATTGAAatacacacaaaaaaaattcacacacataattattttctaacACTAATCATGCATcgtcttttttatttttaatatggtttattataatttataaaacttatgctcaaattataaactgttcaattaaagaaattaatatatgatgaTCCATACAAGtgggaaaaataaaatggataaccattttttatcatttttttatcatttatttatcatttatttaaaatatagttTAGTTTTTTCAACTTATACTAAGTATGAAAATCCTTGACAATTGCTTATAGTGTATGTGAATTAATTTGAGAATGTTGGAGGGAGAATATTCCCAAAGTACGGACACAAATTAAGTGATTGTCTTTATTATGAGTATACCCTTATagagataaaataaaatatacacacaCATAAAAGGTTTTACTAAATATGGATGTTAAAAATGGTATGCatattgtaaatattttttgaaataaattttatgtgtaaaaataaggaaatatattgaaaCTTCAATATATTGTGTTTATACATTTtgaagtttttttttttttatagtttagtagaaatataaaaaacctATACATGATATTTTGGCAACGTTAtgtttgtaaaatatagatCAATGccatttttacaattttcaaaaaattatgaaatttACTAACATTGTGAAATGGCATTCCCCCCCTTGTTCATTTTCCgttcaatattttatttatttacttatttacttatttatttacttatttatttattaaattgtttaaCACATATAATTccattcaaataaaaaacaaacataaattaatataaattttttaaggtAGAAAAAGgacaattatataatatacttttttaatgtaataatttttttttttaattttgaaataaataaaattttcataattttttttactatctATTCTATAAAATGTTGTTAAATTCAATTtggtttttattttttccattataaaataagtgAACATATAAactattcatttttatttcactttgtttttttaaattaaaaatataaaatttttttgatggAATTTGTTGATAATATGTTTTAGTATTATATACtcccattttttaattattttttttttgtttatttagctttttcctattttttttttgtcatatTTCCTatcttatttattaaatttttttcatttagaTCATGAATTATATGgagaaataattaaaagttAAAAATGGTAGCCAAGAGCTGAATGAGCAATATATttgcattaaaaaaaaaatatatatatatatatgtatatacttAACAATTCCATTCCTACAATAAGCACCCGTTGTCTATAAGACATTTGTATgtaaaaattcattttgtCTTACTTGTTTTTTAAGTAAACATTTAGGTTACACACATTAATGAAATTCTTTAAATTGTGTTGTTAAATTGATCTATTTGCTCTCTGTCTTtctctatatatacataagtTGTTAcactattttttcaaaaatggATCATGCATAACaatctttttttaacagTTTAAACATGCACATGACATTTTaatttctctttttttggtcttgatatatatgcatgcg encodes:
- a CDS encoding enolase, putative, which codes for MAHVITRINAREILDSRGNPTVEVDLETTLGIFRAAVPSGASTGIYEALELRDNDKGRYLGKGVQQAIKNINEIIAPKLIGLDCRDQKKIDNMMVQELDGSKTEWGWSKSKLGANAILAISMAICRAGAAANKTSLYKYLGQLAGKNTDKMVLPVPCLNVINGGSHAGNKLSFQEFMIVPVGAPTFKEAMRYGAEVYHTLKSEIKKKYGIDAINVGDEGGFAPNILNAHEALDLLVAAIKKAGYENKVKIAMDVAASEFYNSETKTYDLDFKTPNNDKSLVKSGQELVDLYIDLVKKYPIISIEDPFDQDDWENYAKLTEAIGKDVQIVGDDLLVTNPTRIGKALEKKACNALLLKVNQIGSITEAIEACLLSQKNNWGVMVSHRSGETEDVFIADLVVALRTGQIKTGAPCRSERNAKYNQLFRIEESLGANGAFAGEKFRFQLN